cacagagtgaccctgatctgtcATCTCTTgaagtgcacaccggtgaatttatctggcctcagtgcatcggcaaaaccagccatagtaaaatcacagcgcctataataaggtttttggattgttgaaattataagcacataatgatttaatttattccataaataaatcatgacattgcagatgtaaactagattgaacgcatcattagttACACATGTAAAATaggcagtaaaacatgaacagatcaaatatgcgcaacatgtcgaacacgtaccgaggtggcggaaagattGGTTGCTCGGCAgtaactactcgcggttgcgagcgtcgacgaaggcgcgaagcacgcgagcgcagaggaaggcgagccttcgcgaacgaacagggagcagtcgcacgaagcgcttcccaaaaaccttattgccgccttctcccggtgcaggacgttgaaggcagaggttccggagacctgctctcccgatcgccggtgcacgccggcgagcgggatggagtagtctacgagcgacggcgcagcacagagtaggaggcaaaccctagattgatttcgcgtgtgttgcgtgaaggcggaggctcggtttatatagagataggtcgcttgatcagggcgcccgcacgatctccactccgtgTAACCGAATCAGATAAGtcacgcgtaacttatccgttttcacgcaccggattttcaaaacaaaacaaatccgaatttcccgcagcaaaacaaaactgcaaaaggaggctgcatctacgcaagggtgaggagccaattttgcggaccattcgacgtgtacgtcgtgcacgcgcgccgcttgccaggccctgccaggccaggcgaggcgagcgagcgcgcgcgagttccccctcttctctctaccacacatgcttcaagtggctaggagggcatcctccctttgaaggaggtccccctctcctagaataaccaaggtggtactaaactccacatgcatgccatcccatgaggtgggcttttgtgattttccaaagaattaatcttcgaatgggccttagcccatctattaattccaacaactATACCCTCAAATGGTTATTAGAATCTTAGCATTCGACAGAAAACACCCTATAAAATCAtgtgaattttgattgttttaAGATTCATGCAATATAATCCTAATCCCATATccacccctcctctccgccgctagatccgccaccacctcctaaCCAAAATCCTGCTTTGCCTCTGTCACTAACACTGGCCCACCGCCTTCCTCCATCCTTGTAGCTTTGGTGTCCCCTCCCGCTGGAGCATCAACTCCCATGGCCATCTGTTTAAACCTGGTGATCTCCACCCCCTCCCACCTTCACCCTAACCCGAGATTCTAAACCCTAACTTAACCGTGTTCGTCAAGGTCACCAGAACTAGAGAAAAATGTGTCATCGGAGTTGAATGAAAAGAGCTACAGGGTTGTCGGCGGCATAAATCTAAAGGTCAAAATTTTGTGAGACTTTAATAACCTCGATAATATATTGAATGTCATTCAATaattctgataaaaaaaaataggacgCTACCACATGACTTCGGtcttgtgaaaatttattttgattctGTCACCGCCAGGTGGCCCCGGGTCCAATGCTTCATTCCCTTCCCGTCCCTACATTCCAGCGCCGTGACACATCGGAGGCCTCTGGTCGAACAAACCCGAACCCATCCATCAGAAAGAGCACGGAAAATGACATTATCTTCGTGTAACGCAGGTGTCGTCCTAAAACTGAAAACTTTTCGAATCGTATCCTGCTTCAATTTCGTATTCGacaatattcgattccgttttcctATCTGAGTTttcaattaaaaattaaaaaaacaaaaattgctAAAGGTGATTTCCGTTCATTTCAGAGCCGTTTCCATCCCTATGATCAGGCGAGCTCGAGCATGAGTCCACCACTAGtccactccccctcccccctcgtTTCTCAGCTTAACCGCACCCCGCACCGCACGTACACACGCCCACGCCTCCTTGGATCCGCACGGGAGCACAGCTGCACGCatctcgccctcgccctcgccctcgccccgCCTCGTACCATCcgacgcgccgcgccgcgccgcgccgaggaggcggaggcgcgatGCCGTCCGCGATCGCGGCGTGCTTCCGCTGCgcgccgtccgcggcggcggcggcgtcggcggcgtccggcCCCGCGGGGCCCAGCCTGGCGACCTCCGTCTACGAGACCcacctcggcctcgccgcgctgTCCTGGACGCGCACCTCCCTCGGCCTATCCCTCCGCGCCGTGCTCCGCCTCTCGTCCCCGGCCACCGCGGCGTCTGTGGGGACGTGCTTCGacgaggacgccgacgaggagaccCTGGCCTTCCGCGTCCGCCCCTGGCTcctctggcggcggcgcgggacgaGGCGGTTCCGCGCCGCCGGGGACCGACGCGTCGACCTGGCGTGGGACCTCACCCGCGCGCGCTTCCCGGGCTCGGGTTCGCCCGAGCCTTCCTCGGGGttcttcgtcgccgtcgtcgtcgacggcgagatGGTCCTCGCCGCGGGGGATTTGTCAGACGCCGCCTACCGCAGGACGCGGGCAAGGCGCCCCGCCGGCCCGCGCCCCGTGCTGCTCTCCCGGCGCGAGCACGTCGCCATGCGcgacgccggccgcggcgggcgcgggcacCGGAGCTGGGTGACCGTGCGTGGCAAGGAGCGGGAGATCTCCGTGGATCTCATGTCCCGCGGCCGGGGCAGGGACACGgggagcagcggcagcagcagcagggagaAGGACAGGGCGGACGTCGGCTTGTCCGTCTCCATCGACGGGGAGCGCGTGCTTCACGTCCGGCGGTTGCGCTGGAAGTTCCGCGGCAGCGAGCGTgtcgacctcggcggcggcgaccgtgtcCAGCTCTCCTGGGACCTCCACAACTGGCTCTTCCCCCAACGCGAGCCTCCCCCCGCGGACGCCGcggcgcacgcgcacgcgcacgcggtGTTCGTCTTCCGGttcgacctcggcggcggcggcgaggaggcgtcAGAGCACGCCAAGGCTCTCTGCGACAAGGCCCCGAGGAGAGACGCCGCCGGCATTCTGAGAGGCTACTTCGCGCGGTGGGGGCAAAAGGACTGGAGCGAGACCGgcagcgagaggaggaagagggggagaggccggcggctggccaaggcgagctcctcctcgtcggcgtccgtcgcctcgtcgacggcgtcgtGGGCCAGCGGCTCCACCGTCATGGACTGGGCGAGCCCCGAGGAGGCCGAGATGCAGCGCGGCGATGGCTTCTCCCTCCTGATCTACGCATGGAAATCatagcggcgacggcgacattgtcccggttggtaaaatTATTCAACATTTTTCTCCCCCCAAATCGCTGTAATTCGCGGTGTTCTTGTGCAATTTGAGCCTCGAGGGATCGAATTTGATCATTGGATTACAGTAGTAGCAAAATGCCAAGTGAAGTGAGCAGAGCTAGTGATGGAGCGGAATCTGTCCATTTTCGGAGCACATTTCGCATTTCTTGGTCAGAATTCATTAGCTAGGAATCACATAATAGAGGACTCCTGCCTGATTGGTACTTTTGATAGCTTTGAGCAAATCCATCAGAACAAGCATCATCTACTCTTGTACGTAGTGGTATCTAATTTTGTCTCTCTCGTGTCGCTTGCACACACCGAATCTAGTAATCAATcaaagcaatcaatcaatcaccTGTTTATTGCAGTAGCGATCACCTGTCAGCTCTCAGTCGGTTCAGTCCTTAATCATAGGGATTAGATCACGAAAACCGGTTGTTAGGATCGTGATGCTATAATTCCAGTAATCACTTAATCTTGTACTATAGCTGTACTACTATAGCAATGTTTGTTAGTATGTTATTGTTCTTTTTATGATTAGTCCAGTGGTTAAGTAAGGCATGTTTACACTGTAGTTAGGCTGGATAGCTGCGATGATAAATTCTGCAGCTGAATTCCCGGCTCGTACAGTGACTGGAAGCGTTTTGTATAGTCAAGAGTCATCGTCCGGTCTAACCGCTTTTGGACTAGAACCTGCTTGACTAGTCAAGGTCGTCACACGCCACGCCCAATTGGTTAAAACGAGCAATCAAATCCGACGCGTTTGATGGTGTTCCGTTCTACTCCTACTAAAGATTCTGGAGGAGTGAATGAACACCCATGGCTTTCATACCGGAATAATTGACCCAAACAAGATATTTTTAGTGCCTATAGCAGTTCTAGATAGAGTTTCTAAATTCTAAGTTTAGTTAACTAACCTTGCCATCGAAGTCACTCAACCTTAGTCAATTAAGCAACTTAATTACAATACTCGTCTTCTACTGTAGTTTCAGCTTCCTTTCCGTGCCAGTCAAGCGTCCCCGGGAATCCAAGGATCGTCGGCCACTGGCCTCTGCCGGACGCGATGCCGATCGATGGTGCTTGTTGCCGTCGCGCGTGGCGTcccagccgagccgagccgagccgtgtCAGCTGCCGCAGCGAGGCGCTCGCTGCATGCACGGCGCGGCGCAAGCGCAGGGGGAGCagcgcgtgggcgtgggcgcgtGGCCCGTTGCCCCGTTGGTTTTGGGTTTCCCCCGGCTTGGCTGTTGGTGGCGCGTGCGGTGtcgcggccggccgcggcgcgcgtcGTCGGTGTACGCCGCCCGTTTTCGCTAGGCGCGACGCGCTCGTCTCGGGCGGTATATTTTTGCTCCGTAGGCCGGCAGGGCGCCGGGCGAGCGAGCGTGAGCGAGggttttgtttggttgtgtgCCGTGGATTTTCCGCCGCGCCATTGGTTGTTTGCGTCGGGGCTTTTCTCTTGCCGTTCCACTGTTCCAGTGCCGTGTGCGCTGCCGCGCGCCCTGCCCGCGCAGCCACGCTAGGGGCACTGTCGACGCACTATATCTACCGGCGAATACAGAGAGTGAGGTCAGGCGTTGTGTTTTTCCAACTTCCGAGGTATATAGGCGTTACAGCTCGCACAGAGTGCAGCGCAGATCTGTCACGACTCACGAGTGCAGCAGCTTGTGCAGAGCAAGCCGGAGCACGCATGGAATGAGGGATATGATTCACCAATGTTTACTACCTAAGGGTGGGCGCTGTGTTActgttactacctccgtcctaaattagtagtcactttgacttttttttataacatttaaccattcatcttatttaaaaaattagtacaaatataaaaaggagaagtcatacttaaaatacttttgataataaagcaaataaaaaaataaataataatcatataatttttcgaataagacgaaatatcaaaa
The Oryza glaberrima chromosome 8, OglaRS2, whole genome shotgun sequence DNA segment above includes these coding regions:
- the LOC127782196 gene encoding uncharacterized protein LOC127782196, with the protein product MPSAIAACFRCAPSAAAAASAASGPAGPSLATSVYETHLGLAALSWTRTSLGLSLRAVLRLSSPATAASVGTCFDEDADEETLAFRVRPWLLWRRRGTRRFRAAGDRRVDLAWDLTRARFPGSGSPEPSSGFFVAVVVDGEMVLAAGDLSDAAYRRTRARRPAGPRPVLLSRREHVAMRDAGRGGRGHRSWVTVRGKEREISVDLMSRGRGRDTGSSGSSSREKDRADVGLSVSIDGERVLHVRRLRWKFRGSERVDLGGGDRVQLSWDLHNWLFPQREPPPADAAAHAHAHAVFVFRFDLGGGGEEASEHAKALCDKAPRRDAAGILRGYFARWGQKDWSETGSERRKRGRGRRLAKASSSSSASVASSTASWASGSTVMDWASPEEAEMQRGDGFSLLIYAWKS